One Natronomonas moolapensis 8.8.11 genomic region harbors:
- a CDS encoding DsrE family protein, translating into MTKAAIVILAGNESHSDYGRLANGLEAAKEFVEADGDEVEVIFDGAGTQWIPELEAEDSDYHELYLSVRDDAAVCDYCSEAFGVSETVEDAGITVLGEYDGHPSIRSLVDDDYEIITF; encoded by the coding sequence ATGACAAAAGCAGCAATCGTGATCCTCGCCGGCAACGAATCGCACTCTGATTACGGCCGCCTCGCGAACGGGCTGGAGGCCGCAAAGGAGTTCGTCGAAGCCGACGGCGACGAGGTCGAGGTGATTTTCGATGGCGCGGGCACCCAGTGGATCCCGGAACTCGAAGCGGAGGACAGCGACTACCACGAACTGTACCTGTCGGTCCGCGACGACGCTGCGGTCTGTGACTACTGTTCGGAGGCGTTCGGTGTCTCCGAGACCGTCGAGGACGCGGGCATCACCGTGCTCGGCGAGTACGACGGCCACCCCAGCATCCGGTCGCTCGTCGACGACGACTACGAGATCATCACGTTCTAG
- a CDS encoding M20 family metallopeptidase, producing MTPADGTDADETNRDETADGTGTGTGDGGGTDADGDARTPGGPDAAPERRIREWAGDNRDRVEAYLLELVEAETPTENPETFDPLFERLAGDFEAVGLETERVPGKETGGRLEAYSPGSKDGPIQLVLGHADTVWPLGTVAEHPPEVRADVLEGPGSLDMKGGLTQAVFALRALDALSLDPGLPVHVLVSSDEEIGSPESKPRIVELAKRAARVFVLEPASGPEGKIKTARKAVGHFTVTIEGKAAHAGLEPEAGASATEELGTVIHRLHGLTDVDSGVTVNVGEVEAGLRSNVVAPEARAEVDVRAPTETAADAVSEQIRSLEATTPGTELRIDGGFGRPPMERTPGNRLLWERVQAIGRRLDLDLEGTRSGGASDGNDASQHAPTIDGFGAVGDGAHQAFEYVRLDALVDRVALLAACLCTGPLEAGDGA from the coding sequence GTGACGCCCGCCGACGGAACCGACGCGGACGAGACGAATCGGGACGAGACCGCCGACGGGACCGGGACCGGGACGGGCGACGGCGGCGGAACCGACGCGGACGGGGACGCGAGAACCCCGGGCGGGCCCGACGCCGCCCCGGAGCGCCGGATCCGCGAGTGGGCCGGGGACAACCGCGACCGCGTCGAGGCGTACCTACTCGAGTTGGTCGAGGCCGAGACACCCACGGAGAACCCCGAGACGTTCGACCCACTCTTCGAGCGGCTGGCCGGGGACTTCGAAGCGGTCGGGCTCGAAACCGAACGGGTTCCCGGCAAGGAGACGGGGGGCCGACTCGAGGCGTACTCGCCGGGGAGCAAGGACGGGCCGATCCAGCTCGTGCTCGGACACGCCGACACCGTCTGGCCGCTCGGAACCGTCGCGGAGCACCCTCCGGAAGTGCGCGCGGACGTCCTCGAGGGGCCGGGCTCCCTCGATATGAAGGGCGGGCTGACCCAGGCCGTCTTCGCGCTCCGGGCCCTCGATGCCCTCTCGCTCGATCCGGGGCTACCCGTCCACGTCCTCGTCTCCAGCGACGAGGAGATCGGCAGCCCCGAGTCCAAACCGCGCATCGTCGAGCTCGCAAAGCGGGCCGCCCGGGTGTTCGTCCTCGAACCCGCAAGCGGCCCCGAGGGGAAGATCAAGACCGCCCGCAAGGCGGTCGGCCACTTCACTGTCACCATCGAGGGAAAGGCCGCCCACGCGGGCCTCGAACCGGAGGCGGGGGCCAGCGCGACCGAGGAACTCGGCACCGTCATCCACCGGCTCCACGGTCTCACCGACGTCGACTCGGGGGTCACCGTCAACGTCGGCGAGGTCGAGGCGGGGCTCCGCTCGAACGTCGTCGCGCCCGAGGCCCGCGCCGAGGTCGACGTCCGCGCGCCGACGGAGACGGCCGCCGACGCCGTCTCCGAGCAGATCCGCTCGCTCGAGGCGACGACGCCGGGCACGGAACTGCGGATCGACGGCGGGTTCGGCCGACCGCCGATGGAGCGGACGCCGGGCAACCGGCTACTCTGGGAGCGCGTCCAAGCCATCGGCCGCCGTCTCGACCTCGACCTCGAGGGGACCCGCTCGGGCGGGGCCAGCGACGGCAACGACGCCAGCCAGCACGCCCCGACGATCGACGGGTTCGGCGCGGTCGGCGACGGCGCCCACCAGGCCTTCGAGTACGTCCGCCTGGACGCGCTGGTCGATCGAGTCGCCCTGCTCGCGGCCTGTCTGTGTACCGGGCCGCTCGAAGCGGGTGATGGCGCGTGA
- a CDS encoding cupin domain-containing protein → MTATDFDVERAYDDDRFSAVGVFGSDRMKVVCGYFEPGQFIPVHAPSSDVAIHVQSGRGIVRDGAEEHSVEAGDVVVVEADVDRAIKADADSRLEAFLVTAPPPTDAEHEPVRRGLRTDDVDPGGE, encoded by the coding sequence GTGACCGCGACCGATTTCGACGTGGAGCGGGCGTACGACGACGACCGGTTCTCGGCCGTCGGCGTGTTCGGCAGCGATCGGATGAAGGTCGTCTGTGGCTACTTCGAGCCGGGGCAGTTCATCCCGGTTCACGCCCCCTCGAGCGACGTCGCGATCCACGTCCAATCCGGGCGCGGGATCGTTCGCGACGGTGCCGAAGAACACAGCGTCGAAGCGGGCGACGTGGTCGTCGTCGAAGCGGACGTCGACCGAGCCATCAAGGCCGACGCCGACTCGCGCCTAGAGGCGTTTCTCGTCACCGCGCCGCCGCCCACGGACGCCGAACACGAACCGGTCCGCCGGGGGCTTCGAACGGACGACGTCGATCCGGGGGGCGAGTGA
- a CDS encoding FAD-dependent oxidoreductase, whose product MECTIIGGGIQALSTGILLQYLGHDTRMISDSFSYVGGADTPTVSTDYAAASVYPVAIEAECSEDELIARAESTFEPFYEADGVPVRKHTHYYLYEEPHDEPIPARMAVTDVSEHDGAVPTRPGAEIRDGYVCEEYFVEMPEYVPQLHATYRELGGETETRTVTSGAVADLDGTVFNCSGYGSRELFGDDSMRAIKGHILQVPYDGPEPLPFSYTYTPADYDHYAYMYPRTETVLFGGSYLEGDIVDGEWRGERPEKPITIDGVTIPERLYTVTEAIMSEHVPIERDAVDVKYGYRPYRADGMRIERDGDIVHNYGHGGGGVSMSWWSAVRAVGFVDEVGEAILPDVAEAIARVDAPATAR is encoded by the coding sequence ATGGAGTGTACGATCATCGGCGGCGGGATCCAGGCGCTGTCGACGGGCATCCTTCTCCAGTATCTCGGACACGACACGCGGATGATCAGCGACTCGTTTTCCTACGTCGGCGGTGCCGACACGCCCACGGTTTCCACGGACTACGCGGCCGCCTCGGTATACCCTGTCGCTATCGAGGCCGAGTGCTCGGAGGACGAACTGATCGCCCGGGCGGAGTCGACGTTCGAACCGTTCTACGAGGCCGACGGCGTTCCGGTTCGGAAACATACCCACTACTACCTCTACGAGGAGCCTCACGACGAACCGATCCCGGCCCGGATGGCCGTCACGGATGTCTCCGAACACGACGGGGCGGTACCGACCCGCCCCGGCGCGGAGATCCGCGACGGCTACGTCTGCGAGGAGTACTTCGTCGAGATGCCGGAGTACGTCCCACAGCTACACGCCACCTACCGCGAGTTGGGCGGGGAGACGGAGACCCGAACCGTAACGTCCGGGGCGGTGGCCGACCTCGACGGCACCGTCTTCAATTGCTCCGGCTACGGGAGCCGCGAGTTGTTCGGCGACGACTCGATGCGGGCGATCAAGGGCCACATCCTCCAGGTGCCGTACGACGGACCTGAGCCGCTGCCGTTTTCCTACACCTACACACCCGCAGACTACGACCACTACGCCTATATGTATCCGCGAACGGAGACGGTGCTCTTCGGTGGGTCCTATCTGGAGGGCGACATCGTCGACGGCGAGTGGCGCGGCGAGCGCCCTGAAAAGCCGATCACCATCGACGGGGTCACGATCCCCGAACGACTGTACACGGTGACCGAGGCGATCATGAGCGAGCACGTCCCGATCGAACGGGACGCCGTCGACGTGAAATACGGGTATCGGCCCTACCGGGCCGACGGAATGCGGATCGAGCGGGACGGCGACATCGTTCACAACTACGGCCACGGCGGGGGTGGCGTGTCGATGTCGTGGTGGTCGGCGGTGCGGGCGGTCGGGTTCGTCGACGAGGTCGGCGAAGCCATCCTTCCGGACGTCGCCGAGGCAATCGCGCGGGTGGACGCGCCGGCCACTGCTCGATAA
- a CDS encoding VOC family protein has product MTGLLDHTMMRVGDLEASIDWYETHLDYERKDRHDGDGFSIVYLGPEAMGDDEAMLELTSNEGQDEVEIGDAWGHIAVRVRDLEAAYEGLMDGGVEDYRDPESCGGRYAFVTDPDGHEIELVERPQGSPWSLDHTMIRVEDADAALGYWVRKFEYEVVSRWEADTFANFFVEPEDAPEDAMSLELTYNYDGRSYTHGDGWGHLCVRVDDLHDDWERLTRREVPEARDPADCEDMYAFAEDFEGHEIELLERDVDAESLFPF; this is encoded by the coding sequence ATGACGGGGCTACTCGATCACACGATGATGCGCGTCGGCGACCTCGAGGCGTCGATCGACTGGTACGAGACGCACTTAGACTACGAACGCAAGGACCGCCACGACGGCGATGGGTTCAGCATCGTCTACCTCGGCCCGGAGGCTATGGGCGACGACGAGGCGATGTTGGAATTGACGAGCAACGAGGGCCAAGACGAGGTCGAAATTGGTGACGCGTGGGGCCACATCGCGGTCCGCGTCCGGGATCTCGAGGCCGCTTACGAGGGGCTGATGGACGGCGGCGTCGAGGATTACCGCGATCCCGAGTCCTGTGGCGGCCGGTACGCGTTCGTGACGGACCCGGACGGCCACGAAATCGAACTCGTCGAGCGCCCACAGGGGTCGCCGTGGAGCCTCGATCACACGATGATCAGAGTCGAGGACGCCGACGCGGCGCTCGGCTACTGGGTCCGGAAGTTCGAGTACGAGGTGGTCAGCCGCTGGGAGGCCGACACGTTCGCGAACTTCTTCGTCGAACCCGAGGACGCCCCCGAGGACGCGATGAGCCTCGAGTTGACCTACAACTACGACGGCCGGAGCTACACCCACGGTGACGGGTGGGGCCATCTCTGTGTCCGTGTCGACGACCTCCACGACGACTGGGAGCGACTGACGCGTCGGGAGGTCCCGGAAGCCCGCGACCCCGCGGACTGCGAGGACATGTACGCGTTCGCCGAGGACTTCGAGGGCCACGAGATTGAACTCTTAGAACGCGACGTGGACGCCGAGTCGCTGTTCCCCTTTTGA
- a CDS encoding type IV pilin: protein MTDHTRQRGQSEVVGSLLLAGLLIVTLSTVGGLAILNVTDRMADETPLVDCDIGTEDGDVIVTHAGGESLDVDGLETIHRNESSERQDVARVQGDADGRFEPGETIHSGSVSNETDVVLVTPDSVVCRETVRPDDGDGDDDDDGDGDDDDGDDDDDDDDDDDDDDDDDDDDDDDDDDDDDDDDDDDDDE, encoded by the coding sequence GTGACCGATCACACTCGACAGCGCGGACAGTCGGAAGTCGTCGGCAGCCTTCTGTTAGCCGGGCTGTTGATTGTCACGCTCTCGACCGTTGGCGGTCTCGCGATCCTGAACGTCACCGATCGGATGGCCGACGAGACGCCGCTCGTCGACTGCGACATCGGAACCGAGGACGGTGACGTTATTGTCACGCACGCCGGCGGGGAATCCCTCGACGTGGACGGTCTCGAGACGATACATCGGAACGAGTCCTCGGAACGGCAGGACGTGGCCCGAGTCCAGGGGGACGCGGACGGTCGCTTCGAGCCGGGAGAGACCATACACAGCGGCTCCGTGTCGAACGAAACCGACGTCGTCCTCGTCACGCCCGATTCGGTCGTCTGTCGAGAGACGGTCAGGCCTGACGACGGTGACGGTGACGACGATGACGACGGTGACGGTGACGACGATGACGGCGATGACGACGATGACGACGATGACGACGATGACGACGATGACGACGATGACGACGATGACGACGATGACGACGATGACGACGATGACGACGATGACGACGATGACGACGATGAATAA
- a CDS encoding receiver/sensor box histidine kinase: protein MAPSTDTIHVLHVGDPSVTDVVASALEREGDQFAVDTANTPEEGLESMVDGDVDCVVAGHDLPDGDGLSFLEAVRESAPDLPFVLHADRRSEAVAERALQAGATDCVSNEEVLDRHAVLSARIQNAVARARATRQSAKARRVGRVVKALDEALARATTRAEIDERVCAILSDAEPYRFAWIGEHDRDSRTVEPRSSAGVAEAYLDTIEIRTDERPTGLGPTGRAVRSREVAVVQNVCEDPAYEPWREQALDRGYRSSAAVPLVYDGTLYGVLNVYADRPDAFDDREQRLLASTGKTIAHAYRRIELQRQYTDQYRTLFEEAPVMIVFTEATEDEPIIEDCNGAFAEHLGYTREELRGTLLAEHYTDRSAEQLLEGGYDRALAGEFVREQRTLVARDGTETLTVLQAAPRRDRDGNVVGTHALFLDITDEAQIRKLERQNERLEEFATVLSHDLRNPLNVAQGRLELVAETCDSEHIAHVRNAHDRMAALIEDLLTLAREGAAVTDPGVVDLAALAQECWSNVDTAEATLDVDTDRSILADESRLKRVFENLVRNSIEHGGPDVTVRIGDLPGADGFYVADDGPGIPEADRETVFDAGHSTNEDGTGFGLSIVQGIVEGHGWDIRVTESDDGGARFEITGVECASE, encoded by the coding sequence ATGGCCCCGTCCACGGACACGATCCACGTCCTCCACGTCGGCGATCCGTCGGTCACGGACGTCGTCGCCTCGGCCCTCGAACGCGAGGGCGATCAGTTCGCCGTCGACACCGCGAACACCCCCGAGGAGGGGCTAGAATCGATGGTCGACGGCGACGTGGACTGCGTCGTCGCCGGCCACGACCTCCCCGATGGCGATGGGCTCTCGTTTCTCGAGGCTGTCCGCGAATCCGCTCCCGATCTACCGTTTGTCCTCCACGCCGACCGTCGATCCGAAGCGGTCGCCGAACGGGCGTTGCAGGCCGGCGCGACGGACTGTGTCTCGAACGAGGAGGTGCTCGATCGACACGCCGTGCTCTCGGCCCGAATCCAAAACGCGGTCGCTCGGGCCCGAGCCACCCGGCAGTCAGCAAAAGCCCGGCGGGTCGGCCGCGTCGTCAAGGCCCTCGACGAGGCGCTCGCCCGTGCGACGACGCGAGCGGAGATCGACGAGCGCGTCTGTGCCATCCTCAGCGACGCGGAGCCGTACCGCTTCGCCTGGATCGGCGAGCACGACCGCGACTCGCGGACGGTCGAGCCCCGGAGTTCGGCCGGCGTCGCCGAGGCGTACCTCGACACGATCGAGATACGGACCGACGAGCGTCCGACCGGGCTCGGCCCGACCGGACGGGCCGTCCGGAGCCGCGAGGTCGCGGTGGTACAGAACGTCTGTGAGGATCCGGCCTACGAGCCTTGGCGCGAGCAGGCCCTCGACCGCGGCTACCGCTCTAGTGCGGCCGTCCCACTGGTCTACGATGGGACGCTCTACGGCGTGTTAAACGTTTACGCGGACCGCCCCGACGCCTTCGACGACCGGGAGCAGCGGCTGCTCGCGAGCACCGGCAAGACCATCGCCCACGCTTATCGCCGGATCGAACTCCAGCGACAGTACACCGACCAGTATCGGACCCTCTTCGAGGAGGCCCCTGTGATGATCGTGTTCACCGAGGCGACCGAAGACGAGCCGATCATCGAAGACTGCAACGGGGCGTTCGCCGAGCACCTCGGGTACACCCGCGAGGAGCTGCGCGGGACGCTGCTGGCCGAGCACTACACCGACCGTTCCGCCGAACAGCTCCTCGAAGGCGGTTACGACCGCGCGTTGGCGGGCGAGTTCGTCCGCGAGCAGCGGACGCTCGTGGCCCGCGACGGGACGGAGACGCTCACGGTGCTCCAGGCGGCTCCCAGACGCGATCGAGACGGCAACGTCGTCGGCACGCACGCGTTGTTTTTAGATATCACCGACGAAGCACAGATCCGAAAGCTCGAGCGGCAAAACGAGCGCCTCGAGGAGTTCGCCACCGTCCTCTCACACGATCTCCGGAACCCGCTGAACGTCGCCCAGGGCCGGCTGGAGCTCGTCGCCGAGACCTGCGACAGCGAGCACATAGCCCACGTTCGAAACGCCCACGATCGGATGGCGGCACTGATCGAGGACCTGCTCACGCTCGCCCGGGAGGGCGCGGCGGTGACCGATCCCGGCGTCGTCGACCTCGCGGCGCTCGCACAAGAGTGTTGGTCGAACGTCGACACTGCCGAGGCGACTCTGGACGTCGATACCGACCGGTCGATACTGGCCGACGAGAGCCGGCTCAAGCGGGTTTTCGAGAACCTTGTTCGGAACTCGATAGAGCACGGTGGTCCCGACGTGACCGTTCGGATCGGCGACCTCCCGGGGGCGGACGGCTTCTACGTCGCCGACGACGGCCCCGGCATCCCCGAGGCCGACCGCGAGACGGTGTTCGACGCGGGCCACTCGACGAACGAGGACGGCACCGGGTTCGGTCTCAGTATCGTCCAGGGGATCGTCGAGGGCCACGGGTGGGACATCCGTGTCACCGAGAGCGACGACGGCGGGGCGCGCTTCGAGATCACCGGCGTCGAGTGCGCCTCGGAGTGA
- a CDS encoding L-aspartate oxidase → MDRDEAASDLQAPEYERVDVSVLVVGAGAAGARAAIELTQRGVDDVLVLGKRGHGDAHTTWARGGINGALGTHDPEDSLAIHAADTLNEGHFLNDPEKVETVTEQMPDRLRELDEWGMAFSRTEDGEIDQRFFGAQSFRRTAFAGDHTGESMLDTLVEKAQSLEIPYRENVMITKLLSDGEACYGAVGFDMDTGEFLVFNAGAVVLAAGGHAAIYNRHTSRDDENNGDGAALAYDAGATLMDMEFVQFHPTGMAVDEDDPEWEPWSGRLVTEAVRGEGGRLYNADGERFMERYSPDQMELDARDVVARAIAQEIAEGRGTENGGVYLDLSHREAEFIETRLPRMYGRFADLGVDMAEEPVEVAPTAHYGMGGVRVDEHGETGVDGLFAIGETMAGVHGANRLGGNSLAETVAYGVVAGERVAERVDGPGVIPGEVHEGTVRPHLGGLAAIADTDGAHEVESLLAELRDLLWEHAGILRDEASLRAGLDGLGDIGRRAGDIDVGGVTSRSFEFAVDLGFMLTAAEAVLRGALERTESRGAHYRTDHPDIDPELQCSICLDGADIGGMLSRTEPVGAPSEAVQAALDEGHELDYHQLE, encoded by the coding sequence ATGGACAGAGACGAAGCCGCAAGCGATCTGCAAGCGCCGGAGTACGAACGCGTCGACGTGTCGGTGCTGGTCGTCGGGGCCGGCGCAGCCGGCGCCCGGGCGGCGATCGAACTCACACAGCGGGGCGTCGACGACGTGTTGGTGCTCGGCAAGCGCGGCCACGGCGACGCTCACACGACGTGGGCCCGCGGCGGCATCAACGGCGCGCTCGGGACACACGACCCCGAGGACAGCCTGGCGATCCACGCCGCCGACACGCTCAACGAGGGGCACTTCCTCAACGACCCGGAGAAGGTCGAGACCGTGACCGAACAGATGCCCGACCGACTCCGGGAACTCGACGAGTGGGGTATGGCGTTCTCCCGGACCGAGGACGGCGAGATCGACCAGCGGTTCTTCGGCGCCCAGTCGTTCCGCCGGACCGCCTTCGCCGGCGACCACACCGGCGAGTCGATGCTGGACACCCTCGTCGAGAAGGCCCAGTCCCTCGAGATCCCGTACCGCGAGAACGTGATGATCACGAAACTGCTCTCCGACGGCGAGGCGTGTTACGGCGCCGTCGGGTTCGACATGGACACCGGCGAGTTCCTCGTGTTCAACGCCGGAGCCGTCGTCCTCGCGGCGGGCGGACACGCGGCGATCTACAACCGACACACCTCCCGCGACGACGAGAACAACGGCGACGGCGCGGCGCTGGCCTACGATGCGGGCGCGACGCTCATGGACATGGAGTTCGTCCAGTTTCATCCAACCGGGATGGCGGTCGACGAGGACGACCCCGAGTGGGAGCCCTGGAGCGGCCGGCTTGTCACCGAGGCCGTCCGCGGCGAGGGGGGACGGCTCTACAACGCCGACGGCGAGCGCTTCATGGAGCGGTACTCGCCGGACCAGATGGAACTCGACGCCCGCGACGTCGTGGCCCGGGCGATCGCACAGGAGATCGCAGAGGGGCGCGGCACCGAGAACGGCGGCGTCTATCTCGATCTCTCCCACCGCGAGGCCGAGTTCATCGAAACGCGGCTCCCGCGGATGTACGGGCGCTTTGCCGACCTCGGCGTCGACATGGCGGAGGAACCGGTCGAGGTCGCTCCGACGGCCCACTACGGGATGGGCGGCGTCCGCGTCGACGAACACGGCGAGACCGGCGTCGACGGGCTGTTCGCGATCGGCGAGACGATGGCCGGTGTCCACGGGGCGAACCGCCTCGGCGGGAACTCGCTCGCGGAGACAGTCGCATACGGCGTCGTCGCGGGCGAACGCGTCGCCGAACGGGTCGACGGACCCGGAGTGATTCCCGGGGAGGTACACGAGGGGACCGTCCGACCACACCTCGGCGGGCTCGCCGCGATAGCCGACACGGACGGCGCCCACGAAGTCGAGTCGCTCCTCGCCGAGTTGCGGGACCTGCTGTGGGAACACGCCGGCATCCTCCGAGACGAGGCGTCGCTGCGGGCGGGACTCGACGGGCTCGGCGACATCGGACGGCGGGCGGGCGACATAGACGTCGGGGGCGTGACGAGTCGCTCCTTCGAGTTCGCCGTCGACCTCGGATTTATGTTGACAGCCGCCGAGGCCGTCCTTCGGGGCGCGCTCGAACGCACGGAGTCCCGCGGCGCACACTACCGGACGGACCACCCCGACATCGACCCCGAGTTGCAGTGCAGCATCTGTCTCGACGGCGCCGATATCGGCGGGATGCTCTCGCGTACGGAGCCCGTCGGCGCCCCCAGCGAGGCCGTACAGGCGGCTCTCGACGAGGGGCACGAACTAGACTACCACCAACTCGAGTAG
- a CDS encoding DUF2249 domain-containing protein, with protein sequence MSNDRPGTDRELDVRDIDGEPFGEIMDAVADLPTDESLLLINSFEPQPLYGVLEKRGFTYETTNPEPERWHVEIRHD encoded by the coding sequence ATGAGCAATGATCGACCCGGGACGGACCGGGAACTGGACGTCCGGGACATCGACGGCGAACCGTTCGGCGAGATCATGGACGCCGTGGCGGATCTCCCCACGGACGAGAGCCTCCTGTTGATAAACAGCTTCGAACCGCAGCCACTCTACGGCGTTCTCGAGAAGCGGGGGTTCACCTACGAGACGACGAACCCCGAGCCGGAGCGCTGGCACGTCGAAATCCGCCACGACTGA
- a CDS encoding class I SAM-dependent methyltransferase: MKKSIDEHAERFSEYADEYDDTQDAPEYRAAVDLVVEHAAPGPDDVVVDLGTGTGAIALALADDAGRVIGRDISDGMLERAAAKADDAGVPGVAFGPGRFRDPNVPEGVDVDVVTSNFAMHHLSDAEKREAIETLAELGPRRIVLGDVMFFGDPDPEDPFYSPEVDDPATVGVLADAFTDSGYVLRAVEMIGEQVGVLVAERTAPA; the protein is encoded by the coding sequence ATGAAGAAATCCATCGACGAGCACGCCGAACGATTTTCCGAGTACGCCGACGAGTACGACGACACCCAGGACGCCCCGGAGTACCGGGCCGCGGTCGATCTCGTCGTCGAACACGCCGCCCCCGGCCCCGACGACGTCGTCGTCGACCTCGGGACCGGAACCGGCGCGATCGCGCTCGCGCTCGCTGACGACGCCGGGCGGGTGATCGGTCGCGACATCAGCGACGGGATGCTCGAACGCGCCGCGGCGAAGGCCGACGACGCCGGAGTACCGGGCGTCGCCTTCGGTCCCGGCCGGTTTCGCGATCCGAACGTCCCCGAGGGCGTCGACGTCGACGTCGTGACGTCGAACTTCGCAATGCACCACCTGAGCGACGCCGAGAAGCGCGAGGCGATCGAAACGCTTGCGGAACTCGGCCCGCGGCGGATCGTCCTCGGCGACGTGATGTTCTTCGGCGATCCGGACCCCGAGGATCCCTTCTACAGCCCGGAGGTGGACGACCCCGCGACCGTCGGCGTCCTCGCCGACGCGTTCACCGATTCGGGGTACGTTCTGAGGGCCGTCGAGATGATCGGCGAGCAGGTCGGCGTCCTCGTCGCCGAGCGAACCGCGCCGGCCTGA
- a CDS encoding DUF2249 domain-containing protein, giving the protein MADADTYLARTDAPIGHARDTLDARELPPPQPLKNTLERLEAIPESTALVQLNDRRPQHLYPRLEERGYRYETFEDDGVSVTVIWSE; this is encoded by the coding sequence ATGGCCGACGCCGACACGTACCTCGCTCGGACCGACGCGCCGATCGGACACGCACGCGACACACTCGACGCGCGCGAGCTGCCGCCGCCGCAGCCGCTGAAAAACACTCTCGAACGGCTGGAGGCGATCCCCGAGTCGACCGCGCTCGTGCAGTTGAACGACCGGCGCCCCCAACACCTCTATCCGCGCCTCGAGGAGCGGGGCTACCGATACGAGACGTTCGAGGACGACGGCGTCTCGGTGACGGTCATCTGGAGCGAATGA
- a CDS encoding flavin reductase family protein: MTLPDGFVTLQPDQSFFETLYTAAPLVLVGTRGPDGSSNLAPKHMAMPLGWSGHFGFVCTPEHGTYRNVERTGAFTVSYPRPEHVLETSLAAAPRDGEGDKPTLAAIETVEAGAVDAPAVSGAYGVLECERDRTVEGFGEAGLVVGDVVAKHVHSDAYRSDDAEPEALLGRAPVLAHLYPDRFAEISESRQFPFPEGFER; this comes from the coding sequence ATGACGCTTCCCGACGGGTTCGTCACGCTTCAGCCCGATCAGTCGTTCTTCGAGACGCTGTACACGGCGGCCCCGCTGGTGCTCGTCGGAACCCGCGGCCCCGACGGCTCGTCGAACCTGGCCCCGAAGCACATGGCGATGCCGCTCGGGTGGTCGGGCCACTTCGGGTTCGTCTGTACGCCCGAACACGGCACCTACCGGAACGTCGAGCGGACGGGAGCGTTCACCGTCAGCTATCCGCGTCCGGAACACGTCCTCGAGACCAGCCTCGCCGCGGCCCCCCGCGACGGGGAGGGCGACAAGCCCACGCTCGCGGCGATCGAGACGGTCGAGGCCGGGGCGGTCGACGCACCGGCCGTCTCCGGGGCCTACGGCGTGTTGGAGTGCGAACGCGACCGGACCGTCGAGGGGTTCGGCGAGGCCGGGCTCGTCGTCGGCGACGTCGTCGCCAAACACGTCCACAGCGACGCCTACCGCAGCGACGACGCCGAACCGGAGGCCCTGTTGGGGCGGGCGCCCGTTCTGGCGCATCTGTACCCCGACCGGTTCGCCGAGATCTCGGAGTCCCGACAGTTCCCGTTTCCGGAGGGGTTCGAGCGGTGA